Proteins encoded together in one Hevea brasiliensis isolate MT/VB/25A 57/8 chromosome 16, ASM3005281v1, whole genome shotgun sequence window:
- the LOC110666124 gene encoding uncharacterized protein LOC110666124, giving the protein MTAAEVTVPSAELFQSDNNMNHNLVFDVAGPQFQNMASDAPSPDIAFENMEEPPNPNAQKFYDMLNAAEEELCPGCERHSQLSAVACMLNIKSEHHLSEKCYDAIVNFIREILPDDNQFIDSFYKTKKLIRGLGLPIEKIDCCKLGCMIYWGEDINLTKCKFCGQTRYKSQSGTEKERVPSKRTYYFPLTPRLQRLYASEATAAHMRWHDEHNMEDDVMCHPSDSEAWKHFNRTHSLFASESQNVRLLCTDVIILGPQNPKQRLDVYLQPLITELTQLWEVGVQTYDVSKKQNFQMRAALMWTISDFPAYSMLSGWSTAGRLACPYCMDHSDAFSLSHGGKISWFDNHRKFLPDNHPFRRNRVNFLKGKVCMSESPPILSSEDTFLQIKDLGLRRVIDSDGEAVNSVIARNTSWRKKSIFWNLPYWSSNLIHHNLDVMHIKKNVFENTFNTVMNIEGKTKDNAKAREDVAHLCRKKELERNLQTDKYPKACYVLDKQQKQVLCEWVKNLKFPDGYVSNMGRCIDMHKYKLFGMKSHDCHVFMQRLLPIAFRELLPNTVWQPLTELSFFFKHLTSTNIKVQDMEHLELEIPIIICKLERIFPLAFFDSMEHLPIHFPYEAKIAGPVQY; this is encoded by the exons ATGACTGCCGCTGAAGTGACAGTTCCAAGTGCAGAACTTTTTCAGAGTGATAATAATATGAACCATAATTTAGTGTTTGATGTTGCCGGTCCCCAATTTCAAAATATGGCTTCAGATGCTCCTTCTCCGGATATTGCATTTGAGAATATGGAAGAACCACCCAATCCAAATGCACAAAAATTTTATGACATGTTAAATGCTGCTGAAGAGGAATTGTGCCCTGGTTGTGAAAGACATTCGCAATTATCAGCTGTAGCTTGTATGTTAAATATTAAGTCAGAGCATCATTTGTCTGAGAAATGCTACGATGCAATTGTGAATTTCATTAGGGAAATATTACCCGATGATAATCAATTTATTGACAGTTTCTATAAGACAAAGAAACTTATACGTGGGTTAGGTCTAccaattgagaaaattgattgttgCAAGCTTGGTTGCATGATTTATTGGGGGGAAGATATCAATTTAACAAAATGCAAATTTTGTGGGCAGACAAGATACAAGTCTCAAAGTGGGACAGAGAAGGAAAGAGTACCAAGTAAGAGAACGTATTATTTTCCTCTGACACCAAGGCTTCAGAGACTTTATGCTTCTGAGGCAACAGCTGCACACATGCGATGGCATGATGAGCATAACATGGAAGACGATGTCATGTGTCATCCATCTGATTCTGAGGCATGGAAGCACTTTAACCGTACCCATTCACTGTTTGCAAGTGAAAGTCAAAATGTTAGACTTCTGTGTACTGATG TAATAATACTTGGACCGCAAAATCCCAAGCAACGATTAGATGTTTATTTGCAACCACTAATTACTGAATTAACTCAGTTGTGGGAAGTGGGGGTGCAGACGTATGATGTATCTAAGAAGCAAAATTTCCAAATGAGGGCTGCTTTGATGTGGACAATTAGTGATTTTCCTGCATATTCAATGCTCTCCGGGTGGAGCACTGCAGGGAGATTAGCATGTCCATACTGCATGGATCACTCAGATGCATTTTCACTGAGTCATGGAGGGAAAATTAGTTGGTTTGACAATCATCGTAAGTTTCTTCCAGATAACCATCCATTTAGACGGAATAGGGTAAATTTCCTTAAAGGAAAAGTATGCATGTCTGAGTCTCCTCCAATTTTAAGCAGTGAAGACACTTTTTTGCAAATAAAAGATTTAGGACTGAGGAGAGTAATAGATAGTGATGGTGAAGCGGTTAATTCAGTGATAGCTAGAAACACTAGTTGGCGAAAAAAGAGCATATTTTGGAATTTACCATATTGGTCTTCTAATCTCATACATCATAATTTAGATGTCATGCATATCAAGAAAAATGTCTTTGAGAATACATTCAATACAGTGATGAATATAGAAGGAAAAACGAAGGATAATGCAAAAGCTAGGGAAGATGTGGCACATTTATGTCGTAAAAAAGAATTGGAGAGAAATTTGCAAACGGATAAATATCCAAAGGCATGTTATGTTCTTGATAAACAGCAGAAGCAAGTTTTATGTGAGTGGGTGAAAAACCTTAAGTTTCCAGATGGTTATGTGTCTAACATGGGAAGGTGCATTGATATGCATAAGTACAAGCTTTTTGGCATGAAAAGTCACGATTGTCATGTATTTATGCAGAGGTTATTACCCATTGCATTTCGTGAGCTCCTTCCAAATACAGTTTGGCAACCATTGACCGAGTTGAGCTTTTTTTTCAAACATCTTACTTCTACAAATATTAAGGTTCAAGATATGGAGCATTTGGAATTAGAAATTCCCATTATTATTTGCAAATTAGAGCGCATATTTCCTCTTGCCTTCTTTGACTCAATGGAGCATCTTCCCATCCATTTTCCATATGAAGCAAAAATTGCAGGCCCAGTACAATATTGA
- the LOC131174752 gene encoding uncharacterized protein LOC131174752 has translation MFSIFRFLRHLKQNVKNKAKVEGLICNAYLVEEASNFCAHYFEPHVLTQDRQVARNDDGGDDADIEDNLLIFNYPGRPYGRAKMRVLADDEYKVAQIYVLLNCPEIGTYVNLFLTELRQTSRNISDAEINEALENKFADWFKSYVSINLSN, from the exons ATGTTTTCCATTTTCAGATTTCTACGCCATTTGAAGCAAAATGTAAAGAATAAAGCAAAAGTAGAAGGTTTAATATGTAATGCATACTTAGTTGAAGAAGCATCTAATTTTTGTGCACATTATTTTGAACCTCATGTATTAACACAGGATCGACAAGTAGCCCGTAATGATGATGGTGGGGATGATGCTGATATCGAAGATAATTTATTAATCTTCAATTATCCTGGTCGACCATATGGCAGAGCGAAAATGAGAGTGTTGGCTGATGATGAATATAAGGTTGCTCAAATATATGTCCTCCTAAATTGCCCTGAAATTGGCACATATGTCAA TTTGTTCTTGACTGAATTGCGACAAACATCACGTAATATTAGTGATGCAGAAATTAATGAAGCATTAGAAAACAAATTTGCAGATTGGTTCAAATCTTATGTAAGTATCAATTTATCtaactaa